In Streptomyces sp. NBC_00414, a single window of DNA contains:
- a CDS encoding leucyl aminopeptidase produces MTALTLSTAAAPGLRTDAIVVGVAKVTGSKSGDLVVAPGAEAVDKAYDGRLAGVLETLGASGGEGEVTKLPAPSGFKAPLVLAVGLGALPEKDGSFSAETLRRAAGAAARALAGTKKAAFALPISDAADAGAVGEGVLLGAYAFDTYKETAENGSGAKNGKAPLGEAALLGGKPRDKAFKAAVERATAVSEELNRARDLINTPPNDLNPEAFAAVAQAAAKEHGIKVQVLDEKALAKGGYGGILGVGAGSASAPRLVKLSYTSSKAKKHLAFIGKGITYDSGGISLKPAGHNETMKCDMSGAAAVFAAVVAAARLGLEVNVTGWLALAENMPSGSATRPGDVLRMYSGKTVEVLNTDAEGRLVLADALAKASEDKPDAIVDVATLTGAMMLALGNRTFGIMANDDAFRSAVHEAAEEVGEAAWPMPLPDHLKKGMDSPTADIANMGERYGGGLVAGLFLKEFVGEGITWAHLDIAGPAFNEQGPFGYTPKGGTGSAVRTLVRLAELTAAGDLG; encoded by the coding sequence GTGACTGCTCTCACTCTCAGCACCGCCGCGGCGCCCGGTCTGCGCACCGACGCGATCGTCGTCGGTGTCGCCAAGGTCACCGGATCCAAGTCCGGGGACCTTGTTGTCGCACCGGGCGCCGAGGCCGTGGACAAGGCGTACGACGGCAGGCTCGCCGGCGTTCTGGAGACCCTCGGCGCCTCGGGCGGCGAGGGCGAGGTGACGAAGCTGCCGGCACCGTCCGGCTTCAAGGCACCGCTCGTCCTGGCGGTCGGCCTCGGCGCCCTCCCGGAGAAGGACGGCTCCTTCTCCGCGGAGACGCTGCGCCGCGCGGCCGGCGCCGCCGCCCGCGCCCTGGCCGGCACCAAGAAGGCCGCGTTCGCCCTGCCGATCTCGGACGCCGCGGACGCGGGCGCCGTCGGCGAGGGTGTGCTGCTCGGCGCGTACGCCTTCGACACGTACAAGGAGACCGCCGAGAACGGGAGCGGCGCCAAGAACGGCAAGGCCCCGCTCGGCGAGGCCGCGCTGCTCGGCGGCAAGCCCCGCGACAAGGCGTTCAAGGCGGCCGTCGAGCGCGCCACGGCCGTGTCCGAGGAGCTGAACCGCGCCCGCGACCTCATCAACACCCCGCCGAACGACCTGAACCCGGAGGCCTTCGCCGCCGTCGCGCAGGCCGCGGCCAAGGAGCACGGCATCAAGGTGCAGGTGCTCGACGAGAAGGCCCTCGCCAAGGGCGGCTACGGCGGCATCCTCGGCGTCGGCGCCGGTTCCGCGTCCGCGCCCCGCCTGGTGAAGCTGTCGTACACGTCCTCCAAGGCGAAGAAGCACCTCGCCTTCATCGGCAAGGGCATCACCTACGACTCGGGCGGCATCTCGCTCAAGCCCGCCGGGCACAACGAGACGATGAAGTGCGACATGAGCGGTGCGGCGGCGGTCTTCGCGGCCGTGGTCGCCGCCGCGCGTCTGGGCCTTGAGGTCAACGTGACCGGCTGGCTCGCGCTGGCCGAGAACATGCCCTCCGGCTCCGCCACCCGTCCGGGCGACGTGCTGCGCATGTACAGCGGCAAGACCGTCGAGGTCCTCAACACCGACGCCGAGGGCCGGCTCGTCCTCGCCGACGCGCTCGCCAAGGCGTCCGAGGACAAGCCCGACGCGATCGTCGACGTGGCGACCCTGACCGGCGCGATGATGCTGGCGCTCGGCAACCGCACGTTCGGGATCATGGCCAACGACGACGCCTTCCGCTCCGCCGTGCACGAGGCGGCCGAGGAGGTCGGCGAGGCCGCCTGGCCGATGCCGCTGCCGGACCACCTGAAGAAGGGGATGGACTCCCCGACCGCCGACATCGCCAACATGGGCGAGCGCTACGGCGGCGGCCTCGTGGCCGGGCTCTTCCTGAAGGAGTTCGTCGGCGAGGGCATCACCTGGGCTCACCTCGACATCGCCGGGCCCGCCTTCAACGAACAGGGTCCGTTCGGGTACACGCCCAAGGGTGGTACGGGGTCCGCCGTGCGTACGTTGGTCCGGCTCGCCGAGCTGACGGCTGCGGGGGATCTGGGCTGA